In the Juglans microcarpa x Juglans regia isolate MS1-56 chromosome 6D, Jm3101_v1.0, whole genome shotgun sequence genome, one interval contains:
- the LOC121234814 gene encoding uncharacterized protein LOC121234814 — protein sequence MRPSSPYTAKPVRTPPTPTPSVFIQNFTFNLNVKRFSVFRPRNARFAVTMTTSSGHSSSPVIESDIGSHSSMFRNTPGKVEAVEEGIERAIYRCRFMTLLGVLGSLVGSILCFIKGCTFVLSSYLEYSVNRGKVIMLLVEAIDVYLLGTVMLVFGMGLYELFVSNLDTAKSRLKENLSYRSNLFGLFTLKERPKWLNIKTVNELKTKLGHVIVMLLLIGLFDKSKKAAIQSPVDLLCFSASVLLSSGSLFLLSKLTDQTDCQT from the exons ATGAGACCCTCTTCCCCGTACACCGCAAAACCAGTCAGAACACCACCGACGCCAACTCCATCAGTCTTCATCCAAAACTTCACTTTCAATCTAAATGTGAAAAGGTTCTCCGTGTTTAGGCCACGTAATGCCAGATTTGCAGTGACCATGACCACCAGCTCCGGACACTCTTCATCTCCCGTGATCGAATCGGATATCGGATCCCACTCCAGCATGTTTCGGAATACGCCTGGGAAGGTGGAAGCCGTAGAGGAGGGCATCGAGAGG GCTATATATCGATGTCGTTTCATGACGCTTTTGGGAGTCTTGGGCTCTTTGGTCGGAtcaattttgtgttttatcaaG GGCTGCACCTTTGTTCTATCATCGTATTTGGAGTACTCCGTAAATCGGGGAAAAGTGATTATGTTGCTGGTTGAGGCTATAG ATGTCTATCTTTTGGGAACTGTGATGCTGGTTTTTGGAATGGGTCTTTATGAGCTCTTTGTCAGCAATCTTGACACTGCCAAATCACGATTGAAGGAAAACCTTTCATACAGATCTAATCTCTTTGGCTTATTCACTCTAAAG GAACGACCTAAATGGTTAAATATCAAAACCGTCAATGAGCTAAAAACCAAGCTTGGCCATGTTATAGTGATGCTGCTTCTAATTGGGTTGTTTGACAAGAGTAAAAAGGCAGCTATACAGTCTCCGGTAGATTTGCTTTGCTTCTCAGCTTCTGTCCTCCTCTCCTCTGGTTCCTTGTTTCTACTGTCGAAGCTCACTGATCAAACTGATTGCCAAACATGA